One genomic window of Cololabis saira isolate AMF1-May2022 chromosome 3, fColSai1.1, whole genome shotgun sequence includes the following:
- the LOC133440465 gene encoding zinc finger protein 883, with amino-acid sequence GERPYLCNTCGKSFKKSSTLKKHKMIHMGEKLYVCKTCGKSYSQNSSLVDHSRIHTGEKPYLCNTCNKTFTQLSTLKRHITIHTGEKPYICKTCGKSYRLRSHLVVHSRIHTGEKPYICKTCGKSYKQHSHLVAHSRIHTGERPYLCNTCGKTFTNLWDLKRHITTHTGEKPYICKTCGKSYRLRSHLVGHSRTHTGERPYLCNTCGKTFTESSALK; translated from the coding sequence ggcgaaaggccgtacctgtgcaacacctgcggaaaatcgtttaAAAAATCATCAACACTCAAGAAGCATAAAATGATCCACATGGGCGAGAAGCTCTacgtctgcaaaacatgtggaaaaagttacagtcAAAATTCCAGCCTGGTGgatcactcgaggatccacaccggcgaaaagccgtacctgtgcaacacctgcaacaaaacctttactcaattatcaactcttaaacggcacataaccatacacacgggcgagaagccctacatctgcaaaacatgtggaaaaagttacaggctacgttcccacctcgtggttcactcgaggatccacacgggcgagaagccctacatctgcaaaacatgtggaaagagttacaAGCAACATTCCCACCTGGTGgctcactcgaggatccacaccggcgaaaggccatacctgtgcaacacctgcggaaaaacctttactaatttatgggatcttaaacgccacataaccacacacacgggcgagaagccctacatctgcaaaacatgtggaaaaagttacaggctacgttcccaCCTGGTGggtcactcgaggacccacaccggcgaaaggccgtacctgtgcaacacctgcggaaaaacctttacggaatcatcagctcttaaa
- the LOC133440747 gene encoding NLR family CARD domain-containing protein 3-like produces MRSYERVDQQSSEPPSGPSVQQHQTQLDSIFLLLEDNIVMFVKNELKKIQRGLSPDYPESLEHLLQGEDEEQRRSSREAFVKITVNFLRRMKQEELAERLQSKLFAAVCKKRLKSKLKKKYQCLFEGIVKAGNPTLLEQIYTELYITEGGTGHVNDDHEVRQIEAASRKPHRAETTIRQEDIFKLPTGRDEPIRTVMTKGVAGIGKTVLTQKFTLDWAEGRTNQDIQFLLPFTFRELNVLKERKFSLVELVHHFFTETREICSFEELQVVFIFDGLDESRLPLDFHNNEVVTDVTESTSVDVLLTNLIRGNLLPSARLWITTRPAAANQIPPECVSMVTEVRGFTNPQKEEYFRKRFREEEQTSRIISHIKTSRSLHIMCHIPVFCWITATVLEKVLENREGGELPKTLTEMYIHFLVVQTKLKKVKYDGGAGTDPHWSPESRKMIKSLGKLAFEQLQKGNLIFYEPDLRECGIDVREASVYSGVFTQIFREESSLYQDQVFCFIHLSVQEFLAAIHVHQTFIKSGVNLLEQQKNTFWWFKTRAETDLYQSAVDKALQSPNGHLDLFLRFLLGLSVETNQTLLRGLLEPKQRSSQNNQETVEYIKEKISEDLSAEKSINLFHCLNELNAGSLVEEVQRSLRSGRLSTDKLSPAQWSALVFILLSSEDLEVFDLKKFSASEEVLRRLLPVVKASKKVVLSGCNLSENICADLSSVLSSQSSSLTELDLSNNHLQDSGPKKLCPGLESPHCHLESLRLSGCLISEEGCASLVSALSSNPSHLRELDLSYNHPGESAVKLLSAGMKDPRWRLDTLRVEPAGQRWMTPSLRKCNPSMINDRSIITAAGLFVLCSHKRIQLSDNNRKMMFVEEYQSYPDHPDRFGSWCQLLCREVLTGRCYWEVQRRGAVSVSVSYRRIRRKGSSDYCRFGGNDNSWSLECSDDGQYYVWHNNRPTSPSSSSSVSDRVAVYVDVPAGTLSFYSVSSYRLIHLHTVNTTFTEPLYPGFRFWPGSSVSLC; encoded by the exons ATGCGGAGTTACG agag agtggaccagcagagcTCAGAACCTCCCagtggtccgtctgtccagcagcatcagacacagctggactccatatttctg tTGCTAGAGGACAACATTGTCATGTTTGTGAAaaacgagctgaagaagatccagaggggtctgagtccagattacccagaatccctagaGCATCTGTTGCagggtgaggatgaagagcagaggaggagcagcagagaggcgtttgtgaagatcacagtgaacttcctgaggagaatgaagcaggaggagctggctgagcgtctgcagagca aact TTTTGCTGCAGTTTGTAAAAAGCGGCTGAAGtctaagctgaagaagaagtacCAGTGTTTGTTTGAGGGgattgttaaagcaggaaacccaacccttctggagcagatctacacagagctctacatcacagagggagggactggaCACGTCAACGATGaccatgaagtcagacagattgaagcagcatccaggaaaccacacagagcagaaacaaccatcagacaggaagacatctttaaactcccaactggaagagatgaaccaatcagaacagtgatgacgaagggagtggccggcatcgggaaaacagtcctaacacagaagttcactctagactgggctgaaggcagaaccaaccaggacatccagttcctgcttccattcaccttcagagagctgaatgtgctgaaagagagaaagttcagcttggtggaacttgttcatcacttcttTACTGAAACCAGAGAAATCTGCAGCTTCGAAGAGTTgcaggtcgtgttcatctttgacggtctggatgaaaGTCgtcttcctctggacttccacaacaatgaggttgtgactgatgttacagagtccacctcagtggatgtgctgctgacaaacctcatcagggggaacctgcttccttctgctcgtctctggatcaccacacgacccgcagcagccaatcagatccctcctgagtgtgtctccatggtgacagaggtcagagggttcactaacccacagaaggaggaatacttcaggaagaggttcagagaagaggagcagaccagcaggatcatctcccacatcaagacgtcacgaagcctccacatcatgtgccacatcccagtcttctgctggatcactgctacggtcctggagaaagtcctggaaaacagagagggaggagagctgcccaagaccctgactgagatgtacatccacttcctggtggtccagaccaaactgaagaaggtcaagtatgatggaggagctgggacggatccacactggagtccagagagcaggaagatgatcaagtctctgggaaaactggcttttgagcagctgcagaaaggaaacctgatcttttatgaaccagacctgagagagtgtggcatcgatgtcagagaggcttcagtgtactcaggagtgttcacccagatctttagagaggagagcagcctgtaccaggaccaggtcttctgcttcatccatctgagtgtccaggagtttctggctgctattcatgtccatcagaccttcatcaagtctggagtcaacctgctggagcaACAAAAGAATACCTTCTGGTGGTTTAAAACAAGAGCAGAGACTGACCTGTATCagagtgctgtggacaaggccttgcagagtccaaacggacacctggacttgttcctccgcttcctcctgggtctttcagtggagaccaatcagactctcctacgaggtctgttggaaccaaaacaaagaagttcacagaacaatcaggaaacagttgaatacatcaaggagaagatcagtgaggatctgtctgcagagaaaagcatcaacctgttccactgtctgaatgaactgaacgctggttctctggtggaggaggtccaacggtccctgaggtctggacgtctctccacagataaactgtctcctgctcagtggtcggctctagtcttcatcttactgtcatcagaagatctggaggtgtttgacctgaaaaagttctcagcttcagaggaggttctacggaggctgctgccggtggtcaaagcctccaagaaagttgt gttgagtggttgtaacctctcagagaacatctgtgcagatctgtcctcagttctcagctctcagtcctccagtctgacagaactggacctgagtaacaaccacctgcaggattcaggaccgaagaagctgtgtcctggactggagagtccacactgtcacctggagtctctcag gctgtcaggctgtctgatctcagaggaaggctgtgcttcactggtctcagctctgagctccaacccctcccacctgagagagctggacctgagctacaaccatccaggagagtcagcagtgaagcttttgtctgctggaatgaaggatccccgctggagactggacactctcag ggtggagcctgctggacaacgatggatGACACCaagtctgaggaagtgtaa TCCATCAATGATCAATgacagatcaataataactgcagctgggttGTTTGTTCTCTGTTCCCACAAACGCATCcaactgtctgacaacaacaggaagatgatgtttgtGGAGGAGtatcagtcatatcctgatcatccagacaggtttggtTCCTGGtgtcagctgctgtgtagagaagttctgacgggtcgctgttactgggaggtccagaggagaggagcagtttctgtatcagtgagttacagaagaatcagaagGAAAGGAAGCTCTGATTACTGTAGGTTTGGAGGGAACGAtaattcctggagtctggaatGTTCTGATGATGGTCAGTACTATGTCTGGCACAATAACAGACCAacatctccctcctcctcttcctcagtctctgacagagtagcagtgtatgtggacgttcctgctggaactctgtccttctacagcgtctcctcctacagactgatccacctccacaccgtcaacaccacattcactgaacctctctatcctgggttcaggttctggcctggttcttcagtgtctctgtgttga